From the Planctomycetota bacterium genome, one window contains:
- a CDS encoding L-threonylcarbamoyladenylate synthase, which translates to MSEIETAVAALRRGELVAFPTETVFGLGADATRDAAVQRIFDAKGRPATNPLIVHVESVAGAERAAASWPDAATKLADAFWPGPLTIVVPKADTISDLATASGPTVGLRVPDHPVALDLLRAFAGPIAAPSANRSEHISPTLARHVAADLGDAVSVILDGRCGVGIESTIIDCSGETPAILRPGTITAEQIANVVGPLGESATPSPGTAARHYAPATPTYRFTDRAAVVDWLAAREGQKIEVLLTRPSREFEPIRKAAKRTHKVHQMPADPGKFGQYLYATLRKLDVPACSAILIEAVPDGPAWDAVRDRIGRASTVLEM; encoded by the coding sequence GTGAGCGAAATCGAGACAGCGGTGGCGGCGTTGCGGCGCGGCGAACTAGTCGCCTTCCCGACCGAGACGGTGTTCGGGCTGGGCGCGGATGCGACCCGCGACGCGGCGGTGCAACGGATCTTCGACGCCAAGGGGCGGCCGGCGACCAACCCGCTGATCGTCCACGTCGAGTCGGTCGCCGGGGCCGAGCGTGCCGCCGCATCGTGGCCCGACGCCGCCACGAAGCTCGCCGACGCGTTCTGGCCCGGCCCGCTCACGATCGTCGTTCCCAAGGCCGACACCATCAGCGACCTCGCCACCGCCAGCGGCCCCACGGTTGGCCTGCGCGTCCCCGACCACCCCGTCGCTCTCGACCTGCTCCGCGCCTTCGCCGGCCCGATCGCCGCCCCGTCGGCCAACCGCTCCGAGCACATCTCGCCGACCCTCGCCAGGCACGTTGCCGCCGATCTTGGCGACGCGGTTTCGGTCATCCTCGATGGCCGGTGCGGTGTCGGCATCGAGTCGACCATCATCGATTGCAGCGGCGAAACGCCCGCCATCCTTCGCCCCGGCACCATCACCGCCGAACAAATCGCCAACGTCGTCGGCCCGCTCGGCGAATCGGCCACGCCCTCGCCCGGCACGGCCGCCCGTCACTACGCCCCCGCCACGCCGACCTACCGGTTCACTGACCGTGCCGCCGTCGTCGATTGGCTGGCAGCGCGGGAGGGTCAAAAGATCGAGGTGCTGCTCACGCGTCCAAGCCGGGAGTTCGAGCCGATCCGCAAGGCCGCCAAGCGCACGCACAAGGTCCACCAAATGCCGGCGGACCCCGGCAAGTTCGGGCAGTACCTGTACGCGACGCTCCGCAAGCTCGACGTGCCGGCTTGCAGCGCGATTTTGATCGAGGCCGTCCCGGACGGCCCCGCGTGGGATGCGGTGCGTGACCGGATCGGGCGGGCTTCGACGGTGCTCGAAATGTGA
- a CDS encoding glycine zipper domain-containing protein has protein sequence MSQSQLIQRAAVCGILLTGVTLGGCTKEGGAIGGAIGGAVLGGVIGHQIDDDNGALVGALLGAAIGGGAGYFIGKEIEERREADEYEKRQAEERYRDFRDTLPEEQLEQLEESGGDNNTRVAQKVEENTYILVDPATGEAEDTAYVFSDEGLADIQSAQRQGQVPKLDEYQVVFAPDDTLPTS, from the coding sequence ATGAGCCAATCTCAACTGATCCAACGGGCCGCGGTCTGCGGCATTCTTTTGACCGGCGTGACTCTCGGCGGCTGCACGAAGGAAGGCGGCGCGATCGGCGGCGCCATCGGCGGTGCGGTGCTCGGTGGTGTCATCGGCCACCAGATCGACGACGACAACGGCGCACTCGTGGGCGCGTTACTCGGCGCGGCCATCGGCGGCGGTGCGGGCTATTTCATCGGCAAGGAAATCGAAGAACGCCGCGAGGCCGATGAGTACGAAAAACGGCAGGCCGAGGAACGTTATCGGGACTTCCGTGACACCCTGCCCGAAGAACAGCTCGAGCAACTCGAAGAGTCCGGCGGCGACAACAACACCCGTGTCGCCCAGAAGGTCGAGGAAAACACCTACATCCTCGTCGACCCCGCCACCGGCGAGGCGGAAGACACCGCCTACGTCTTCTCCGACGAAGGTCTGGCCGACATCCAATCCGCCCAGCGTCAAGGGCAGGTTCCCAAGCTCGACGAGTATCAGGTCGTCTTCGCCCCCGACGACA
- the lpxI gene encoding UDP-2,3-diacylglucosamine diphosphatase LpxI (LpxI, functionally equivalent to LpxH, replaces it in LPS biosynthesis in a minority of bacteria.) yields the protein MQPLGLIAGEGVFPHLVASGAKAAGRPVICAGLGRHADESLAEKVDVFQRVGVLRLGAWASLLRRHGCEEAIMVGRVAKNQVHSRWRYFQYVPDLAAIKLLAGTLRTDKRDFAILGAVADTLAEKGITLIDTTTYSTEHLTTEGLLTTRGPSEAQLADIEFGWPLAKMLSTNDVGQALAVRELDVLAVEAVEGTNAMIARAGELCRGSGWTLVKVANATLDPRFDVPCVGTDTIANLAAARCSCLVLEAGRTMMLEKPAVIAAAEKAGIAIVGRT from the coding sequence GTGCAACCGCTCGGACTTATTGCGGGAGAAGGCGTGTTTCCACACCTTGTCGCGTCCGGGGCGAAGGCGGCCGGGCGGCCGGTGATTTGTGCCGGGCTCGGCCGACATGCCGACGAATCCCTCGCCGAAAAAGTCGACGTCTTCCAACGGGTCGGCGTGCTGCGGCTCGGTGCGTGGGCGTCGCTGCTCCGCCGACACGGATGCGAGGAGGCGATCATGGTCGGCCGCGTGGCCAAGAACCAGGTCCACTCCCGCTGGCGGTACTTTCAGTACGTGCCCGACCTCGCGGCGATCAAGCTGCTCGCCGGTACACTCCGCACGGACAAACGTGACTTCGCCATCCTCGGCGCGGTCGCCGACACCCTGGCCGAAAAGGGCATCACGTTGATCGACACCACCACCTACAGCACCGAGCACCTGACCACCGAGGGGCTGCTCACCACGCGCGGGCCCAGCGAGGCCCAGCTTGCGGACATCGAGTTCGGCTGGCCGTTGGCAAAGATGCTCTCGACCAACGACGTCGGGCAGGCACTGGCCGTGCGGGAGCTGGACGTGCTGGCGGTGGAAGCGGTCGAGGGCACCAACGCGATGATCGCCCGTGCCGGGGAACTCTGCCGGGGCAGCGGCTGGACGCTGGTCAAAGTCGCCAACGCGACGCTGGACCCGCGGTTCGACGTGCCTTGCGTCGGGACCGACACGATCGCGAACCTGGCGGCCGCGCGGTGCAGTTGTCTCGTGCTCGAAGCGGGCCGGACGATGATGCTCGAAAAGCCGGCCGTGATCGCCGCCGCGGAGAAGGCCGGCATCGCCATCGTGGGGCGAACGTGA
- a CDS encoding MoaD/ThiS family protein → MTLRVRCFGPLCDEHGAWVELHDITTVADIKRALPGTYAVAVNLEYADDDTVIAEGDEVALIPPVSGG, encoded by the coding sequence GTGACGCTGCGGGTGCGGTGCTTCGGGCCACTGTGCGACGAGCACGGGGCGTGGGTCGAACTCCACGACATCACGACTGTCGCCGACATCAAGCGGGCGCTGCCCGGGACGTACGCCGTGGCGGTGAATCTCGAGTACGCGGACGACGATACGGTGATCGCCGAGGGCGACGAGGTCGCGCTAATCCCGCCGGTGAGCGGCGGATGA
- a CDS encoding ATP-binding cassette domain-containing protein, whose amino-acid sequence MLELRGVSKSYANIHGLDLEVSVGKTLALLGQSGCGKSTLLRMMLRLVEPDGGEVLFDEKPVTPNNVESVRRRVGYVIQSGGLFPHLTAADNVTLLARRIGHKAIGPRTRELAELVHLPGELLDRYPGELSGGQRQRVALMRALMTDPDALLLDEPLGALDPIIRADLQRDLREIFRSLGKTVVMVTHDLAEAAYFADEVVLMRDGSIVQRGTPADLRERPADDYVKAFINAQRLTHETEAA is encoded by the coding sequence ATGCTCGAACTGCGTGGCGTTTCCAAGTCGTACGCCAACATCCATGGTCTCGATCTCGAAGTGTCGGTGGGTAAGACGCTCGCGCTGCTCGGCCAGAGCGGTTGCGGGAAATCGACGCTGTTGCGGATGATGCTGCGTCTCGTAGAGCCGGACGGCGGCGAGGTGTTGTTCGACGAGAAGCCGGTGACGCCGAATAACGTCGAGTCGGTCCGGCGTCGCGTCGGCTATGTGATTCAATCCGGCGGGTTGTTCCCGCACCTGACCGCCGCCGACAACGTCACGCTCCTGGCCCGTCGGATCGGTCACAAGGCGATCGGGCCGCGCACGCGGGAGCTGGCCGAGCTCGTTCATCTGCCCGGTGAATTGCTCGATCGCTACCCCGGCGAACTCTCCGGCGGTCAGCGACAACGCGTCGCGCTGATGCGGGCGTTGATGACAGACCCGGACGCGTTGCTGCTCGACGAACCCTTGGGCGCGCTCGACCCGATCATCCGGGCCGACTTGCAACGTGATCTGCGGGAGATCTTCCGTTCGCTCGGCAAGACGGTCGTGATGGTGACGCACGATCTGGCCGAGGCGGCGTATTTTGCCGACGAGGTCGTGTTGATGCGCGACGGTTCCATCGTGCAACGCGGCACGCCGGCCGACCTCCGTGAGCGGCCCGCCGACGACTACGTCAAAGCGTTCATCAACGCCCAACGCCTCACCCACGAAACGGAGGCGGCGTGA
- a CDS encoding PilZ domain-containing protein codes for MQLNALLYRSIVSQLNGDTTGDKTSLRRTEPRVGLRAWANLIRVHCDDEGYRYERLRANVTDLSWGGVRLVMTEHLRRGDSFLLHLPSETTGPLFVKYVVMHVVQVDQNRLRAVGAKAIGVYEVGHGELSLRCDELAANDDDIHAPRVSDQMRKLLTAHEPAKVA; via the coding sequence GTGCAACTGAACGCCCTCCTTTATCGCTCGATCGTGTCGCAGCTCAACGGCGACACCACAGGGGACAAAACTTCCCTGCGACGTACCGAACCGCGCGTCGGCCTGCGGGCGTGGGCCAACCTCATCCGCGTCCACTGCGATGACGAGGGCTACCGCTACGAACGCCTGCGTGCCAACGTCACTGACCTGAGCTGGGGCGGGGTGCGCTTGGTGATGACCGAACACCTGCGGCGCGGAGATTCGTTCCTGCTGCACCTGCCCAGCGAAACCACCGGGCCGCTGTTCGTGAAGTACGTCGTCATGCACGTTGTCCAGGTCGATCAGAACCGGCTGCGCGCCGTGGGTGCGAAGGCCATCGGCGTCTACGAGGTCGGCCACGGCGAGTTGAGCCTGCGCTGTGACGAGCTTGCCGCGAACGACGACGACATCCACGCCCCGCGTGTGAGCGACCAGATGCGCAAACTCCTCACCGCACACGAACCGGCCAAGGTCGCCTGA
- a CDS encoding molybdenum cofactor biosynthesis protein MoaE: MRHIALSHEPIDTASLAADLHAPTAGGVCMFIGVTRAEGDIIALDYEAHADMAVKQLHDLADTAADRWPIERLALVHRLGNVPSGEASVFVGVATPHRAEAFDACRWLIDTLKADLAVWKRDIHADGRTDWTRPNAEWSRSPLL, translated from the coding sequence GTGCGGCACATCGCGCTCAGCCACGAACCGATCGACACCGCGTCCCTCGCGGCCGATCTCCACGCACCCACCGCCGGGGGCGTGTGCATGTTCATCGGCGTCACGCGGGCCGAAGGCGACATCATCGCGCTCGACTACGAAGCCCACGCCGACATGGCTGTCAAACAACTCCACGACCTCGCCGACACCGCCGCGGATCGCTGGCCGATCGAGCGGCTCGCGTTGGTCCATCGCCTGGGCAACGTCCCGTCCGGCGAGGCGTCGGTTTTCGTCGGCGTCGCCACGCCCCACCGGGCCGAAGCGTTCGACGCATGTCGCTGGCTCATCGACACGCTCAAGGCCGACCTCGCCGTGTGGAAGCGCGACATCCACGCCGACGGTCGCACCGATTGGACCCGGCCCAACGCCGAATGGTCGCGGTCGCCACTACTGTGA
- a CDS encoding PA0069 family radical SAM protein translates to MPELPDALPHAPGHRRGAGLNPANRFESARFFLDGDELDRQHTDGERADPKRISLTVYPDATQTIINRVQKTSDIPFDWTVNPYRGCEHGCIYCFARPYHEYLGFSSGLDFETKLVAKHDAPDLLKRELGKPRWKAEHIVMSAITDVYQPIEANLQLTRRCLEIMAEARQPVSTMTKGALVLRDIDLWQELARHDAGRVTVTIVTLDAQLAKNLEPRAAAPAQRLRVIRKLADAGIPVTVNIAPVIPGLTDVEVPRILEAIADAGATGVAWVLLRLPYQIKALFLDWLQTHVHPDRAKHVESLLRQAHFGKLYHAASKRGRGRGPIAEQIARNFAVFKRRYRLDNAHAPLSNAAFRRPGGQMSFGW, encoded by the coding sequence ATGCCCGAACTCCCCGACGCCCTCCCGCACGCGCCCGGCCACCGCCGCGGGGCCGGGCTCAACCCGGCCAATCGCTTCGAGTCCGCCCGGTTCTTCCTCGACGGCGACGAACTCGACCGCCAGCACACCGACGGCGAACGTGCCGACCCCAAACGCATCTCGCTCACCGTCTATCCCGACGCGACCCAGACCATCATCAACCGCGTCCAGAAGACCTCCGACATCCCGTTCGACTGGACCGTCAACCCCTACCGCGGCTGCGAGCACGGCTGCATCTACTGCTTCGCCCGGCCGTATCACGAGTACCTCGGCTTCAGCAGCGGGCTCGATTTCGAGACGAAGCTCGTGGCCAAGCACGATGCCCCCGACCTGCTCAAGCGCGAGCTCGGCAAGCCGCGCTGGAAGGCCGAGCACATCGTCATGTCGGCGATCACCGACGTCTACCAGCCGATCGAGGCGAACCTGCAACTCACACGGCGTTGCCTGGAGATCATGGCCGAAGCGCGCCAGCCGGTGAGCACGATGACCAAGGGCGCGCTCGTGCTCCGCGACATTGATCTTTGGCAGGAACTCGCACGGCACGACGCCGGTCGGGTGACGGTGACGATCGTGACGCTCGACGCGCAGCTCGCGAAGAACCTCGAACCCCGCGCGGCCGCACCGGCCCAGCGGTTACGCGTGATCCGCAAGCTCGCCGACGCGGGGATTCCGGTGACGGTGAACATCGCGCCGGTGATCCCCGGGCTGACCGACGTGGAGGTGCCACGGATTCTGGAAGCGATCGCCGACGCCGGCGCGACGGGCGTGGCGTGGGTGTTGCTGCGCTTGCCTTATCAGATCAAGGCGTTGTTTCTCGACTGGCTGCAGACCCATGTGCATCCCGACCGCGCGAAGCATGTCGAGTCACTCCTTCGACAAGCGCACTTCGGCAAGCTTTACCATGCCGCCAGCAAACGCGGTCGTGGCCGGGGTCCGATCGCCGAGCAAATCGCGCGGAACTTCGCGGTGTTCAAGCGACGCTACCGCTTGGACAACGCCCACGCGCCGCTGAGCAACGCGGCCTTCCGTCGGCCGGGTGGGCAGATGTCGTTCGGATGGTGA
- a CDS encoding glycine betaine ABC transporter substrate-binding protein produces the protein MRRLWLLLIVFVIGCDAADDPVAVGSKTFAESAILASMLDELADEADVDAELRSGLGDSIICFKALERGEIDAYPEYTGTLIAELLAGEDVTEANLEAVLAERGLGIAARVGFNNTYAIGVRRDVAQARGLRTISDLRDHPDLRFVVSTAFLDRPDGWPGLSATYGLSQTDVRGLDHALGYAALNNGGADAIDVYATDAEIAAYDLVVLEDDRRHFPVYDAVVLYRLDMDQRHPGVVAQWRRMDGLIDATTMSAANKRVVIDKQREAAVGAEVIAELLNLDRDAQPLERTTAIQVREILGWTGWHLLLTLVPMAGAIVIAIPLGIAAAKNPTLGAVVPGGVGVIQTIPSLALLILFIPLLGLGFWPAALALMLYALLPIVRNTQAGIAGIAPDLVESARALGLSPGDRLLRVELPLALPSILAGIKTSAVITVGFAVLGAFVGAGGYGEPIFRGLRTDNTALMLEGAIASAVLALLVSGLFRVLERLIVPRGLQR, from the coding sequence ATGCGACGACTTTGGCTTTTGTTGATCGTGTTCGTGATCGGTTGCGATGCCGCCGATGATCCGGTCGCGGTCGGGAGCAAGACGTTCGCCGAGTCGGCGATCCTCGCGTCGATGCTTGACGAACTGGCCGACGAGGCGGACGTCGATGCCGAACTACGCAGCGGCCTCGGCGACAGCATCATCTGCTTCAAGGCCCTTGAACGCGGCGAGATCGACGCGTATCCCGAGTACACCGGCACGCTCATCGCCGAACTGCTTGCGGGGGAGGACGTGACCGAAGCGAACCTCGAAGCCGTTCTTGCCGAGCGCGGTCTTGGCATCGCGGCACGCGTCGGGTTCAACAACACCTATGCCATCGGCGTTCGGCGCGATGTCGCCCAAGCACGCGGGTTACGGACCATTTCCGACCTGCGCGATCACCCCGATCTTCGCTTCGTGGTGTCGACGGCGTTCCTCGATCGGCCCGACGGTTGGCCCGGTTTGTCGGCGACATACGGACTGTCACAGACGGACGTCCGCGGGCTCGACCACGCCCTCGGCTACGCCGCGCTCAACAACGGCGGTGCCGACGCGATCGACGTGTACGCGACGGATGCGGAAATCGCCGCGTACGACTTGGTCGTGCTCGAGGACGATCGCCGGCACTTTCCGGTCTACGACGCCGTGGTGCTCTACCGGCTCGACATGGACCAACGTCATCCCGGTGTCGTCGCTCAGTGGCGACGCATGGACGGGTTGATCGACGCGACGACCATGTCCGCCGCGAACAAGCGGGTTGTGATCGACAAGCAGCGTGAAGCGGCGGTTGGCGCCGAGGTGATCGCCGAACTCCTGAACCTCGACCGCGACGCACAGCCGCTGGAGCGGACGACAGCGATTCAGGTGCGTGAGATCCTCGGCTGGACGGGTTGGCACTTGCTGCTCACGCTCGTGCCGATGGCCGGTGCGATCGTGATCGCGATTCCGTTGGGTATCGCCGCGGCGAAGAACCCGACGCTGGGCGCGGTCGTCCCGGGCGGGGTCGGGGTCATCCAAACGATCCCGTCGCTGGCGCTTTTGATCCTGTTCATTCCCCTGCTGGGTTTGGGCTTCTGGCCAGCGGCGTTGGCGCTGATGCTCTACGCCTTGCTGCCGATCGTACGAAACACGCAAGCGGGGATCGCTGGCATCGCGCCGGACCTAGTCGAGTCGGCGCGGGCGTTGGGTCTGTCGCCGGGCGATCGGTTGCTGCGTGTGGAACTGCCGCTGGCGTTGCCGAGCATCCTCGCGGGGATCAAGACGAGCGCGGTGATCACGGTCGGCTTCGCGGTGCTGGGCGCGTTCGTCGGGGCTGGCGGATACGGCGAGCCGATCTTTCGCGGACTGCGGACCGACAACACCGCGTTGATGCTCGAAGGCGCGATCGCGTCGGCGGTCTTGGCGCTGCTGGTCAGTGGGCTGTTTCGCGTGCTCGAGCGGTTGATCGTCCCGCGCGGGTTGCAGCGGTGA